Within the Erigeron canadensis isolate Cc75 chromosome 6, C_canadensis_v1, whole genome shotgun sequence genome, the region GTGATCACGTTTGCACTCTAAATAGCCGCTTATATTAAAGTTAAAAGATTTATATTTTCAAGATAACCTGAAAGAACCTTTCTATTTACATGATTAATATCCAATGTGATGGTTTTGTGGCAGCATACGTTATGGAGTTTCTCGTGTAAGACGTTAATGGtcaaagtaatatattatagattatacgTCATCACTGTAAGTATATCGTGTCATGATGTCACTATTATATACGGGGTAATAACAATTaaggttttagataaaataaaacaagtattaaagtaaaacaaataaaacaataggttttccttcactgaaaatcaccgtgcatcatgaaaatcattgtgtatcaattgttttgtgaattttcgtgtatcaatttaaccatgatccaagggtcaagatcttgtgcgttttactttaatatttcttttacaatactcaatccCTAACAATTTAACCAAAGCCTGAAGCTAAAAAGAATATAATTTTAAGTTTCTTGTAAAATTGTTGAAATCAAACATGAAATAGAACAAGATAATAaagaaattatattatctaGGTTTATAGATACAAGGGTTTGTTTTTTCTAAAttgaaagatttttttttttttcgaaatttTTAGCTGGGGTATGACATTAAGAAAAACCGCACCGTATATTGGTGCGGTTTACAAATATTCTGAGAGAAAAACCTTAAGGTATGTCATTCTTTAAGATCGAACTCAAGATTTTGGGCTAAAACGAGAATGACTCTGACCCGCTGAATTCTTAATATATGCAATAATTACACAAACATTGTGTTTTTGAATAAAAGATTTCAAATAATACATTTGAATTGTGGATTTAGTATAATCATACTTTGCATTTAATACATAAAACttaatgataaatcctcctaataatAAGATGAAGACACATGGAAAAATCAAAGGGGGGGGACCAGGGGTGATGTATGTAAGATAATAAATgaattacacatgtcaaaatgtTGTGGTATTAAAAGGATTATTATGCTAAAGTTTTAGAAGTTATTagttaaaattctttttataaaaagaaagttTAAGTACAATATACTTAGCAAATCTTTTATTAAGGTTACATTGgcaaatctttatttataatgtcTTTCAAGATTCAATTTTTCCACTAGAATAAAAGTTAACCATCCAATATTAATGAGATACGGATGTCGATTTTTATAAcactcttctctctctctctttatataactaagagaggatatatTTTTGCTTAGGATTTTTTATAAGTtgtcattttttcattaatttcctaattttaagGTATCATCTGTTTATCCATATCATTTAAATTATTCATAATCATTAATCCTAATcatcattataattattaaaaataacttcTTCCGTTATTTGTTATTCACGTGAAGTCGGCTACATTATATCATAAACCTacacaattaatatataataagttgcACAAATTTTGAATCAGTAAATTAGTATATAATAAGTCGGTTGCAAACCTATATCATCTTGAATCAAGTTAATGCTATCATATAAGTTCTCTTAAATCTGTCCTaatgatatattaaattttagtaatcatttaaatttaattctttatatataactaaaaaaattatgtatttttaggTGTCATCTTTgcatatgatttataaatatttacgtttcattaatcatgttttaacatatttgatatatatcatataatcataaattataatcttattatttgcatcagttgtaatctaactaattatttatattatcataaatcatgaataaaaatgtatttatctGTTACCtttaaattacacttttagtcAGCCTTACACAACGtgcgagtttaatctagtttttAGATATCTATTTAAaagattatatttatttaactcTTAACCACTGGCTTAAACCCCGTGGCCAGGGGTATCTTccaaatccactatgtgggcctCGAGGGTGAGTTTACCCAAGGTATCAAGTTCGAGTCTTAgggttctcatctcaaagaAATTTTCCATGAGTAGGGGGTTGGAGATCCAGAAAATCTTTGATTAAAATTGTCtgcaacacgtctgaatcgaaactcactttataaaaaaaaataaaatttatttgacTCTTACTAGATAAAATCcaatagaataaaatctaatgaataaaaaagagcACATAATCTTTTTAATATGCTTAACCAAACTATATAGAACTTATATTATATTCGTTCcagttaatattttttaaattttataggCAAAAATAGTGATTTTCATGACATGTTATAACAAGTATACACTCAAATAAATAACTAAGGAGACAATTGTAAGTTTGTAAAGCCTATGCCGATATTTCCATGACTTGTATAGTAATTTTCTCGATTTGATCAAatggtattttcaaaaactttataaaatcatgaaatatgattcatatattttaattttctcaTGAGTCATATTTTTACATTCTTTAAAAgtgaaacaaaattttaatgtaTCGTCAAATATCATATGTTTCCTGACGTGACATACAAATTTAATGTCGTGGTGTTATGATTAGCAATGCTGCACATTTCTATTTCTAAgctcaaatatattattaactatttttttttaacttcctTTAGTTTAAGGTCGTATGTTTCTTAAATGTAAACAAATTTTCCTTACCTACTCTCCTAAACTCTCTATGACATGATGATGATCtaaaagtaatataaaaaaCCAATCATCCAAAGGAGACAAAATTCAAGGAATGACGATTCTTTATAAAAcattaaatcaaatatatatatatatatatatatatggataatgataaatcaacctaattaatGTGCTTAAAGATAGACCTAATagtgagatgatgacatgtggaaatcAGAGGGCAAGATtatgaaagagaattagtggagtccacatgtcaaattttttagattgatttttaagcatatgaggtaggttgattaatcattttcctatatatataaatgaaatcttTATGCCCtcactttatttatttaattaataatatattccCTCATtcattcatctaattcatttatttattatttattatacaagTGATGTAACaccctttttctctctcttttttctttaccTCTCTCAagagaaaaaacaaaacaaaaaatcaatcaaatcTTTTTTTCCTTGAGTGTTATTATaagtaaacaaataataaataaattcacTTCGTTGAATATAGCAAACTCtcactttctattttcttgattattattattattttttttactgtcACACTtcctttatcatttttttacttGAATAAATAACCTtccttttattatataactaacACAACAAAAGTCAAATCTTGATTTCCCTTTTTTCTCTTCTGTTAAAtcatctgaaaaaaaaaaaaacaaacacaaaaacaaacaacatAAAAAGTGTTTTGTgtttctgtgtgtgtgtgtgtgtcagtCGGTGagctgatcatcatcatcatcatcaaaaacaacaacataGTACAATAAATATGACTCTTGTTGAATCAAACAATAAAGATATTATTGATCAAACAAAAGAtactatgaataataataataataataataataatgatgacaaaaaaaatggtgatcataaagaagaagaagaagaagaagaagaagaggggtttaaaaaagaaatgagGGATTTGGCTGAAATGTTGTCAAAATTGAATCCAATGGCTGAAGAATTCATTCCACCTTCACTTTCCAATCATAattatgttaataataataatcacttgTTTCACGTGGCACCGCCGCCGTTGCTTTATCCGCCGCCGGCTGCcggaggtggaggtggaggtCCACCACCTTTTGGGTACTCCGATTTCATGCTTCAAAGTAATCAAACACAATTTTCTAATAttaatggtggtggtgttggtcTCCCCTCTAGAAGggtaacttttttcttttcttttcttgtgttttatataattctatttatgttatatgtatatgtgtatctaTTGGTAGGGTGGACTTAGAATTTTCTTGTCGAATGCCGAATGGgttcataatcaaaatgatagataaaataTGGGGGTTCATATACAAAATTGTTAAAACCAACCGGGTTGGATCAAGTCGTCTGAGcctttgcctctggagacagaggtcagtGGTTTGATCCTCATGCCCGGCAGGCCGGAGCTCCTATTTTTACCTTTAGTTGAAACTAGAAGCAGTATCTCTACGTTAGGTAGGGTAAGCCTCTCTAAATCCCAACCTCCCTATACACCGTCGAAGGAAGTATTGGGACCCATCATCCATGATAGACTGCATTGGGTGtcacttattttattttttttgtatacaagtttatattaaatttaagcTAAATTAGTTTAGgagtttaaattttatttctttttgttagtattatcattattatgatatgtatatgtatatagtggTTCGATGTACGGATGTCCTCGTAAGAGTTATCAAGTTTGAACCTTTGTAAACATCTTGCGGGGTTTAGCATAAAGGGTTTGGAAACGGTCTTGGGATATCCCGATTAGGGCGTGTGTGTTTGAGTGAAAGACTTGACCTTCCTAGATAACCTTATTGGGGAAGACCTCCTATGTTTTGTATTATATGTCTATGTATGAGTATGTGTTTTTGGTGCTGATTTTTTGAGTATGTAAAATGATTATCGTTCGAAGAAGGGGAACTTTAATCAGGGGAAACGTAGGATGAATAACCGAACGAACATGGCTCAAAGAGAAGATGTCATTAGGAGAACTGTTCATGTGTCTGATATTGATCAGCAGGTCCGTTTTGTTTCacgttttttagttttttctttttcaagtatGTGTgatcttttttattataaatatattggaTGGGGTGAATTTAGGTAACTGAAGAACAGCTGGCAGCACTCTTTATCAACTGTGGACAGGTGAATATGTTAATCAAATCATAATATTGTTCcattttggttttttgttggtttacattttattaacccttcatgattatgattgctttattgatatttttaggTTGTTGATTGTCGTATATGTGGTGACCCTAATTCTGTTCTTCGTTTTGCATTTATTGAGTTTACGGATGAGGGTATGTCGAcatcacatttgatgatttattaagtttttgtaatttgttcTTGGTGTTACATTATGCTGGTTATATGATCTTGCAGAAGGTGCAAGGAATGCACTCAG harbors:
- the LOC122603142 gene encoding polyadenylate-binding protein-interacting protein 11-like; amino-acid sequence: MTLVESNNKDIIDQTKDTMNNNNNNNNNDDKKNGDHKEEEEEEEEEGFKKEMRDLAEMLSKLNPMAEEFIPPSLSNHNYVNNNNHLFHVAPPPLLYPPPAAGGGGGGPPPFGYSDFMLQSNQTQFSNINGGGVGLPSRRKGNFNQGKRRMNNRTNMAQREDVIRRTVHVSDIDQQVTEEQLAALFINCGQVVDCRICGDPNSVLRFAFIEFTDEEGARNALSLAGTMLGYYPVRVLPSKTAIAPVNPTFLPRSEDEREMCARTIYCTNIDKKVTQADVKLFFESFCGEVYRLRLLGDYHHSTRIAFVEFVMAESAISALNCSGAVLGSLPIRVSPSKTPVRPRAPRPTMH